One part of the Enterococcus sp. DIV1094 genome encodes these proteins:
- the accB gene encoding acetyl-CoA carboxylase biotin carboxyl carrier protein, with the protein MKINEIKELVSQFDQSTLTEFDLKDGQFELYMNKNEMSRGMGQPVPTPMFSESQPQPAAPVAAKEESSSTQPEVVAAPIVDGVEVKSPIVGIVYLQPSPDKPAFKKVGDKVTKGEVICIIEAMKLMNEVTSDVDGEIAAILIDNEEVVEYGQPLFIVQPN; encoded by the coding sequence TTGAAGATCAATGAAATCAAAGAATTAGTCAGTCAATTTGATCAATCCACGTTAACAGAATTTGACTTGAAAGACGGACAATTTGAATTATATATGAATAAAAATGAAATGAGTCGAGGAATGGGACAACCCGTTCCGACACCCATGTTTTCCGAATCACAACCACAACCAGCTGCCCCAGTTGCAGCAAAAGAAGAAAGCAGTTCTACTCAGCCAGAAGTTGTAGCTGCACCAATAGTCGACGGTGTGGAAGTAAAATCACCGATCGTAGGAATCGTCTATTTACAACCCTCTCCTGATAAACCAGCTTTTAAAAAGGTGGGAGACAAAGTCACAAAAGGCGAAGTGATCTGTATCATCGAAGCGATGAAATTGATGAACGAAGTAACGAGTGACGTAGACGGTGAAATCGCAGCAATCTTGATCGACAATGAAGAGGTCGTAGAATACGGACAACCACTCTTTATCGTTCAACCAAATTAA
- the fabG gene encoding 3-oxoacyl-[acyl-carrier-protein] reductase, which translates to MDVTGKNVFITGSTRGIGEAIALAFAKAGANIFLNGRGEIPAEKIDAIKAYGVECVGISGDISDYDKAGEMIKEAEKQLGSVDILVNNAGVTNDKLVLRMDADDFKKCLDINLTGTFNMTQHVLKKMMKKREGAIINLSSVSGLIGNLGQANYAASKAGVVGFTKSVAREVATRGITCNVIAPGFVTTDMTDVLSEKVREQAEKQIPMQRFGQVEDIAEAALFLAKSSYITGQVINVDGGLVMHG; encoded by the coding sequence ATGGACGTAACTGGAAAAAATGTGTTTATTACAGGCAGTACACGAGGAATTGGCGAAGCCATTGCTTTAGCTTTTGCCAAAGCAGGGGCAAATATCTTCCTAAACGGTCGTGGAGAGATCCCAGCCGAAAAAATCGATGCAATCAAGGCATACGGTGTGGAGTGCGTGGGGATCTCAGGCGATATCTCCGATTATGATAAAGCAGGAGAGATGATCAAAGAAGCAGAAAAGCAATTGGGTTCTGTCGATATTCTGGTGAATAACGCTGGAGTTACTAATGATAAACTTGTCTTACGTATGGATGCAGATGATTTCAAGAAATGTTTAGATATCAATTTAACAGGCACTTTCAATATGACACAGCACGTGTTGAAAAAAATGATGAAAAAAAGAGAAGGAGCAATCATCAATCTTTCAAGTGTTTCTGGATTGATCGGTAACTTAGGCCAAGCCAATTATGCAGCGAGTAAAGCAGGTGTTGTCGGTTTTACTAAATCGGTGGCACGAGAAGTTGCGACAAGAGGAATCACTTGTAATGTGATTGCGCCTGGTTTTGTTACTACGGATATGACAGATGTCCTATCTGAGAAAGTAAGAGAGCAAGCAGAAAAACAAATTCCAATGCAACGTTTTGGCCAAGTAGAAGACATTGCGGAAGCCGCACTGTTCTTAGCGAAAAGTTCGTATATCACAGGTCAAGTCATCAATGTTGACGGCGGATTGGTCATGCACGGATAG
- a CDS encoding YkuJ family protein, protein MAHSQLVAIIKRLEAMVESADNELQVRRFEKEGVEKCTVTYDKATETFELTETDTHQQYEFDNVDIVAMEIYDLIQ, encoded by the coding sequence ATGGCACATTCACAATTAGTCGCAATCATTAAACGACTGGAGGCTATGGTCGAATCAGCAGACAATGAACTGCAAGTTCGTCGCTTTGAAAAAGAAGGCGTAGAAAAATGTACCGTGACTTATGATAAAGCGACCGAAACATTTGAACTTACTGAGACAGACACACATCAACAATACGAATTCGACAATGTCGATATCGTTGCGATGGAGATCTATGATTTGATTCAATAA
- a CDS encoding acetyl-CoA carboxylase biotin carboxylase subunit, with product MFSKVLIANRGEIAVRIIRACRELGIQTVAVYSEADAEALHTQLADEAICIGPARATDSYLNVQAVLSAAIVTKAEAIHPGFGFLSENSRFASMCEECNIVFIGPKSKTIDDMGNKINARQLMQQANVPVIPGSDGVLSTVEEALEVAEKIGYPVMLKAAAGGGGKGIRKVLSKEELPQHFSSAQQEAAAAFGNDEMYLEKIIYPARHIEVQVLGDQFGHVLHLGERDCSLQRNNQKVLEESPSVVISEEKRNHLGSAAVRAAKAVNYENAGTIEFLMDESGEFYFMEMNTRIQVEHPVTEMVTNIDLVKKQIEIAAGRPLEIQQEEIVFQGHAIECRINAENPAFHFAPSPGKINDLLLPAGGMGLRVDSAVYSGYTIPPYYDSMIAKVIVHGDTRFDALMKMQRALSEIVTDGVITNAEFQMDLISHPAVIAGDYSTAFLQEEFLPNWIPETEIGDE from the coding sequence ATGTTTTCAAAAGTCTTGATAGCAAATCGCGGCGAAATAGCCGTACGGATCATTCGTGCCTGCCGTGAGCTTGGAATCCAAACCGTTGCGGTCTATTCTGAAGCGGATGCGGAGGCATTACACACACAATTAGCAGATGAAGCAATCTGTATCGGTCCTGCAAGAGCGACTGATTCATATTTGAATGTACAAGCAGTTTTAAGTGCAGCCATCGTAACAAAAGCAGAAGCCATCCATCCTGGATTTGGTTTCTTGTCTGAGAATAGTCGATTTGCTTCGATGTGTGAAGAATGTAATATCGTCTTTATTGGACCTAAAAGCAAAACGATCGATGACATGGGGAATAAAATCAACGCACGCCAGTTGATGCAACAAGCCAATGTCCCAGTGATCCCAGGTAGTGATGGTGTGCTGTCGACTGTTGAAGAAGCACTTGAAGTAGCAGAAAAAATCGGCTATCCAGTGATGCTCAAAGCCGCCGCTGGTGGTGGTGGTAAGGGAATCCGTAAAGTTTTATCAAAAGAAGAGTTACCACAACATTTTTCATCTGCCCAACAAGAGGCAGCAGCAGCTTTTGGTAACGATGAAATGTATCTAGAAAAAATCATTTATCCCGCAAGACATATTGAAGTCCAAGTATTGGGTGACCAATTTGGGCACGTTCTGCATCTAGGCGAACGCGATTGTTCATTGCAACGGAACAACCAAAAAGTATTAGAAGAATCCCCGTCTGTGGTGATTTCTGAAGAAAAACGAAATCATTTAGGATCTGCCGCAGTACGTGCTGCAAAGGCAGTGAACTATGAAAATGCAGGGACGATCGAATTTCTGATGGATGAATCCGGTGAATTTTATTTCATGGAAATGAATACCCGCATCCAAGTCGAACATCCAGTAACTGAAATGGTCACAAATATCGATTTAGTCAAAAAACAAATCGAGATTGCGGCTGGACGTCCATTAGAGATCCAACAAGAAGAGATCGTTTTTCAAGGACATGCCATCGAATGCCGGATCAATGCAGAAAATCCAGCGTTCCATTTCGCTCCTTCACCAGGGAAAATCAATGATCTATTACTGCCAGCTGGCGGTATGGGCTTACGGGTAGACAGCGCAGTTTATTCAGGCTACACGATCCCTCCTTATTACGATTCGATGATTGCTAAAGTCATCGTACATGGCGACACACGTTTTGATGCGTTGATGAAAATGCAACGAGCGTTGAGCGAGATCGTGACCGATGGGGTGATCACGAATGCCGAGTTCCAAATGGATCTGATCAGTCATCCAGCAGTGATTGCCGGAGATTACAGTACCGCATTCTTACAAGAAGAATTTTTACCGAATTGGATTCCCGAGACGGAGATAGGAGACGAATAA
- a CDS encoding MarR family winged helix-turn-helix transcriptional regulator: protein MEPDFNTVNDYLVSVFNDILTIEESELKKSQFKDLSITEMHTIEAIGMYKKKTTSEVAKELSITVGTLTTAINKLVRKGYVERIRSEDDRRVVKLGLTKKGKLLYRVHQHFHREMVKNIIDGLAADEQQALLSALKNLHDFLRDYK from the coding sequence ATGGAACCTGATTTTAATACAGTAAATGATTATCTCGTTAGTGTCTTCAATGATATTTTGACGATCGAAGAATCCGAATTAAAAAAGTCACAATTCAAAGATCTGTCGATTACAGAGATGCATACGATCGAGGCAATCGGTATGTACAAGAAAAAGACAACTTCAGAAGTAGCCAAAGAACTGTCGATTACTGTTGGGACCTTGACCACTGCTATCAACAAGTTAGTTAGAAAAGGCTATGTTGAGCGTATCCGTAGTGAAGACGACCGACGAGTGGTGAAGCTGGGGTTAACAAAAAAAGGAAAGCTGCTTTACCGCGTGCATCAGCATTTCCATCGTGAAATGGTCAAAAACATCATAGACGGTCTGGCTGCCGACGAACAACAAGCTTTGCTGTCTGCATTGAAAAACTTGCATGATTTCTTGCGAGATTACAAGTGA
- the fabZ gene encoding 3-hydroxyacyl-ACP dehydratase FabZ: MNIQEIKKIIPHRYPLLLIDRVEEMVEGERIVAKKNVTINEPFFQGHFPEEPVMPGVLIVEAMAQAGAVALLSLEQFKGKTAYFGGLDKAKFRKKVTPGDTLMLEVEITKIKSSAGIGKGIAKVDGKKVAEAELTFMIG, from the coding sequence ATGAACATTCAAGAAATCAAAAAAATCATCCCTCATCGTTATCCATTATTACTGATCGATCGAGTGGAAGAAATGGTCGAAGGCGAGCGGATCGTAGCCAAAAAAAATGTGACCATCAATGAACCTTTTTTCCAAGGACATTTTCCAGAAGAGCCTGTTATGCCAGGTGTCTTGATCGTTGAAGCAATGGCTCAAGCAGGAGCAGTTGCCCTCTTATCATTGGAACAGTTCAAAGGAAAAACTGCTTACTTTGGCGGATTAGATAAAGCCAAGTTTCGTAAAAAAGTGACTCCTGGAGATACGTTGATGTTAGAAGTCGAAATCACTAAAATCAAATCTTCTGCAGGAATAGGCAAAGGAATTGCAAAAGTGGATGGCAAAAAAGTTGCTGAAGCTGAATTAACCTTTATGATTGGATAG
- the fabF gene encoding beta-ketoacyl-ACP synthase II — MNRVVITGYGVTSPIGNDAESFLASLKAGTNGIAPITKFDASETGITLAGEVKDFPFDKYFVKKDSKRMDMFSIYGIYAAMEALAMSGIEKEAINQDRFGVIVGSGIGGLPTIESQVIRMHDKGPNRVSPMFVPMSIANMAAGNIALRVGAKGICTSIVTACASGTNAIGEAFRNIKHGYSDIILAGGTEATICEMGIAGFAALTALSESTDPVRGSIPFDEGRNGFVMGEGAGVLVLESLEHAQARGAKIYGEVVGYGSNCDAYHMTAPTPDGSGASKAMKLAMEEAGIDAKEVGYINAHGTSTPANDQAEAKAIQIALGESFRETYVSSTKSMTGHLLGAAGGIEALATLLALEHQFIPPNINVEKQDPEIDLNVVINESKEAELSYAMSNSLGFGGHNAVLCMKRWEE; from the coding sequence ATGAATCGAGTAGTAATCACAGGTTATGGAGTCACTTCACCGATCGGGAATGATGCAGAAAGTTTTTTAGCTAGTTTAAAAGCTGGAACGAATGGTATTGCACCGATCACAAAATTTGATGCTTCAGAAACAGGTATCACATTAGCAGGTGAAGTCAAAGACTTTCCTTTTGATAAATATTTTGTAAAAAAAGACAGCAAACGGATGGATATGTTTTCAATTTATGGTATTTATGCCGCAATGGAAGCATTAGCAATGAGCGGGATCGAAAAAGAAGCAATCAACCAAGATCGTTTTGGTGTTATTGTCGGCTCTGGGATCGGTGGATTACCAACGATTGAAAGTCAAGTCATCCGGATGCATGACAAAGGACCAAACCGCGTTTCACCTATGTTTGTTCCAATGTCCATCGCTAATATGGCAGCTGGGAATATTGCCTTACGTGTAGGTGCTAAAGGCATTTGTACGTCGATCGTGACCGCATGTGCCAGTGGAACGAATGCCATTGGAGAAGCTTTCCGTAATATCAAACATGGCTATTCAGATATCATCCTTGCGGGCGGAACAGAAGCAACGATCTGTGAGATGGGAATCGCCGGATTCGCGGCATTGACTGCTCTATCCGAATCAACAGATCCAGTACGTGGTTCGATTCCATTTGACGAAGGCCGTAATGGTTTCGTCATGGGTGAAGGAGCAGGTGTGTTAGTTCTAGAATCATTGGAACACGCACAAGCTCGCGGCGCAAAAATCTATGGTGAAGTCGTTGGATATGGCTCAAATTGTGATGCCTACCATATGACAGCTCCAACACCAGATGGTTCTGGCGCATCTAAAGCAATGAAACTAGCAATGGAAGAAGCAGGAATCGATGCGAAAGAAGTAGGATACATCAATGCGCATGGAACAAGTACACCTGCCAACGACCAAGCAGAAGCAAAAGCGATCCAGATCGCTTTAGGGGAATCATTCAGAGAAACCTATGTCAGCAGTACGAAATCGATGACTGGGCATTTATTAGGGGCCGCTGGAGGTATCGAGGCACTTGCGACATTGCTTGCGTTAGAGCATCAGTTCATTCCACCAAATATCAATGTAGAGAAACAAGATCCTGAAATTGATTTAAATGTGGTGATCAATGAAAGCAAAGAAGCCGAACTATCTTATGCTATGAGTAATTCATTAGGCTTCGGTGGACATAACGCTGTGCTATGTATGAAACGCTGGGAGGAATAA
- a CDS encoding beta-ketoacyl-ACP synthase III has product MEQFGTITATASVLPEKIITNDDLSKMMDTSDEWISSRTGIKERHCVTDQETSDLCYLVAKKLLKKRALDPNELDFIIVATMSPDYTSPSVATLVQGRIGATKAIAFDISAACSGFVYALSVAEKLIRCGSMKGLVIGGETLSKLIDWTDRSTAVLFGDGAGGILLEAGPEQKLLRESLAADGSRAQSLTSGYLPNHSPLYTEDSEGSYYLKMVGRDIFDFAVRDVAMNIKEIIQGTAVDYLLLHQANLRIIEKIARKVKVPQEQFLTNMDKYGNTSAASIPILLDEAVESGAITLGQKQKVVFTGYGGGLTWGSILMEL; this is encoded by the coding sequence ATGGAACAATTTGGAACGATCACAGCAACGGCAAGTGTCTTACCGGAAAAAATCATCACAAATGATGATCTCTCAAAAATGATGGACACTTCGGATGAGTGGATCTCATCACGTACAGGAATCAAGGAGAGACATTGTGTAACCGACCAGGAAACTTCCGATTTGTGTTACCTCGTTGCCAAAAAATTGCTAAAAAAAAGAGCACTTGATCCGAATGAACTTGATTTTATCATCGTAGCTACGATGTCGCCCGATTATACATCCCCATCTGTAGCGACCTTAGTTCAAGGTAGGATCGGCGCAACAAAAGCAATCGCTTTTGATATCAGCGCAGCTTGTTCGGGATTTGTTTATGCATTGAGTGTAGCAGAGAAATTGATTCGCTGCGGCTCAATGAAGGGTTTAGTGATTGGCGGCGAAACATTATCCAAACTGATCGATTGGACAGATCGTTCAACCGCTGTTTTGTTTGGTGATGGTGCAGGAGGCATTTTATTAGAAGCCGGACCAGAACAAAAATTATTGAGAGAATCGCTAGCGGCAGATGGCTCGCGTGCGCAATCCCTCACTTCCGGTTATCTGCCAAATCATTCGCCTTTATACACGGAAGATTCAGAAGGTTCTTACTATTTAAAAATGGTCGGACGAGATATTTTTGATTTTGCTGTAAGAGACGTTGCGATGAACATCAAAGAGATCATTCAAGGCACAGCTGTTGATTATCTGCTTTTGCATCAAGCAAATTTGCGAATCATCGAAAAGATTGCTCGTAAGGTCAAAGTCCCACAAGAGCAGTTTCTAACGAACATGGATAAATACGGTAATACTTCCGCAGCAAGCATCCCGATTCTTTTAGATGAGGCAGTAGAAAGCGGAGCAATCACATTAGGACAAAAACAAAAAGTGGTATTTACAGGTTATGGTGGAGGATTGACATGGGGAAGTATCCTCATGGAACTATAA
- a CDS encoding NAD(P)-dependent oxidoreductase, translating to MKIGFIGTGVMGTAIVRHLQKAGHELTVYNRTKAKAEPLVEEGATWADSPQQVAETSQVVFTMVGYPQDVEEIYYGEKGIFRAGLSGKTVVDLTTSTPTLAEKIATSAQELGAEALDAPVSGGDLGAKNGTLTIMVGGKEHVYEEILPLFREFGTTFTLHGSAGKGQHTKMANQIMIAGTMTGMTEMLVYAQEAGLDLEKVIATLSGGSAANWSLSNYAPRILQENYSPGFFVKHFIKDLTIALAEAEKLGLNLPATKEARKLYEQLAEKGFENDGTQALIKLWWEDGKQPKKKS from the coding sequence ATGAAAATTGGTTTTATCGGCACAGGAGTTATGGGAACTGCGATCGTTCGTCATTTACAAAAAGCAGGTCATGAACTTACTGTTTATAATCGCACAAAAGCAAAAGCGGAACCACTCGTCGAAGAAGGAGCAACTTGGGCGGATAGTCCGCAACAGGTAGCTGAAACAAGCCAAGTCGTCTTTACGATGGTTGGCTATCCTCAAGATGTAGAAGAAATCTATTATGGTGAAAAAGGGATTTTCCGAGCTGGATTGAGCGGTAAGACAGTCGTCGATTTGACGACAAGCACTCCAACCCTTGCAGAAAAGATTGCAACAAGCGCGCAAGAGCTAGGAGCAGAAGCATTAGATGCACCAGTTTCAGGGGGCGATCTAGGTGCTAAGAATGGTACTTTGACGATCATGGTCGGCGGAAAAGAGCATGTCTACGAGGAAATATTACCGTTATTCCGAGAGTTTGGAACGACATTTACGTTGCATGGCTCAGCTGGAAAAGGGCAGCATACAAAAATGGCAAACCAAATCATGATCGCTGGTACGATGACTGGCATGACAGAAATGCTTGTTTATGCGCAAGAAGCTGGTTTAGACTTAGAAAAAGTCATCGCTACACTTTCAGGTGGCAGTGCAGCCAATTGGTCATTGAGCAATTATGCGCCACGTATTTTACAGGAAAATTATTCGCCTGGTTTTTTTGTCAAACATTTTATCAAAGATTTGACGATCGCTTTGGCAGAAGCAGAAAAATTAGGACTGAATTTACCGGCGACAAAAGAAGCCCGAAAACTATATGAACAGCTAGCGGAAAAGGGTTTTGAGAATGACGGAACACAAGCGTTGATCAAGCTTTGGTGGGAAGATGGAAAGCAGCCGAAAAAAAAATCTTAA
- a CDS encoding GIY-YIG nuclease family protein: protein MQPKEKVKNLPLLPGVYLMKNSEGKIIYVGKAKNLKNRVSTYFYQNKQHSKKVLRLVRSIADFEVVVVDTELDALLLECQLIQHYRPIYNRQMNYFDNYNYLHIQPDGLSLTNVPTARTYGPFRLYKKMPSILRIIEENYQMPWLSEISHLALQAQLPELKDWTFEQKKKEIQGLLQGRNKKLISYLKKRQLHFIEQLNFEKAAILQRDIELVTYFTRRIQEQKKFLRTPKITLSMPLASDESKMKHFLICYGQVADTAITEPGQAPHFYYEKDNTLSLKRQLSQAEIDPVQILISYQRKLVKAEQQIKKESGIQPIG from the coding sequence ATGCAACCAAAAGAGAAAGTAAAAAACCTCCCTTTATTACCTGGGGTTTACTTAATGAAAAATAGTGAAGGAAAAATCATTTATGTAGGTAAAGCGAAAAATCTAAAAAATCGTGTAAGTACGTATTTTTATCAAAATAAACAACACTCAAAAAAAGTCTTGCGCTTAGTTCGTTCGATTGCCGATTTTGAGGTCGTTGTCGTCGATACAGAACTAGATGCTCTATTGTTAGAGTGTCAATTGATCCAACACTATCGTCCAATCTACAACCGACAAATGAATTATTTCGATAACTACAACTACTTACATATCCAACCTGATGGCCTTTCTCTCACGAATGTGCCCACTGCAAGAACTTACGGTCCGTTTCGACTTTACAAAAAAATGCCGAGTATCCTTCGCATCATCGAAGAAAACTATCAAATGCCGTGGCTTTCTGAAATCAGTCATTTAGCCTTACAAGCCCAACTTCCAGAATTGAAGGATTGGACTTTTGAACAAAAGAAGAAAGAGATCCAAGGGTTGTTACAAGGGAGAAATAAGAAATTGATCAGCTATTTAAAAAAACGTCAATTGCATTTCATTGAACAACTAAATTTTGAAAAGGCGGCTATTCTTCAAAGGGATATTGAATTGGTCACCTATTTTACACGTAGAATCCAGGAACAAAAAAAGTTTTTGCGTACGCCGAAAATCACGCTGAGCATGCCGTTAGCTAGCGATGAATCCAAGATGAAGCATTTCCTGATCTGCTATGGTCAAGTGGCTGATACAGCGATTACAGAGCCAGGACAAGCACCTCATTTTTACTATGAAAAAGATAATACGTTGTCACTCAAGCGTCAACTATCTCAAGCGGAAATCGATCCTGTTCAGATCTTGATCAGTTATCAGCGTAAATTAGTCAAAGCCGAACAACAAATAAAAAAAGAGTCTGGAATCCAACCAATCGGCTGA
- the fabD gene encoding ACP S-malonyltransferase: MKTAFLFSGQGAQYQGMGQDLYHEPIVKKTFDEASEILGYDMAELCFSTNDRLDQTVYTQPAILTVSIAFYRLLVERGITPQAVLGLSLGEYSALVASGALSFREAVALVEKRGTFMTAAAPTGSGKMVAVMNAPADVIEDCCKQAEQIGIVSPANYNTPQQIVIGGEEKAVDQAVALLKEQGIKRMIPLNVSGPFHTAILEPAARQLAEELSKIAFSEPKIPVISNTTTEIMTKESIPALLEQQVMKPVRFYESIEKLKDLGIEQVVEVGPGKVLSGFMKKIDKSIAVTRVENQQTFEETINQLS, encoded by the coding sequence ATGAAAACAGCATTTTTATTTAGTGGACAAGGTGCACAATACCAAGGAATGGGTCAAGACCTCTACCATGAGCCAATCGTGAAAAAGACCTTTGATGAAGCAAGTGAGATCTTAGGCTATGATATGGCAGAGCTTTGTTTTTCAACAAATGATCGTTTAGATCAAACGGTCTATACACAGCCTGCTATTTTGACTGTCAGCATTGCCTTTTATCGTTTATTAGTAGAACGTGGAATCACTCCTCAGGCTGTCTTGGGACTTAGTTTAGGTGAATATTCTGCATTAGTGGCAAGTGGCGCTCTTTCCTTTAGAGAAGCCGTGGCGTTAGTCGAAAAAAGAGGTACGTTCATGACCGCCGCTGCACCAACAGGTAGTGGAAAAATGGTCGCAGTCATGAATGCACCAGCGGACGTGATCGAAGACTGTTGTAAACAGGCAGAACAAATAGGGATCGTTTCACCAGCAAATTACAACACCCCACAGCAGATCGTCATTGGTGGTGAAGAAAAAGCAGTGGATCAAGCGGTTGCTTTACTAAAAGAACAAGGCATCAAACGGATGATCCCACTGAATGTCAGTGGTCCTTTCCACACAGCCATCTTGGAACCAGCTGCTAGACAGCTAGCAGAAGAACTAAGCAAAATCGCTTTTTCGGAACCTAAGATCCCAGTGATCAGTAATACAACAACGGAGATCATGACAAAGGAAAGTATCCCAGCTTTACTTGAACAACAAGTGATGAAACCTGTTCGTTTCTATGAAAGTATCGAAAAACTCAAAGACTTAGGGATCGAACAAGTCGTTGAGGTCGGACCGGGTAAAGTCTTAAGTGGTTTTATGAAAAAGATCGACAAATCGATCGCAGTCACACGTGTTGAAAATCAGCAAACATTCGAAGAAACAATCAATCAATTGTCATAG
- a CDS encoding glycosyltransferase family 4 protein, with amino-acid sequence MKIGFFTDTYFPQVSGVATSIKTLKEELEKMGHDVYIFTTTDPNADKLEKDVIRMPSVPFVSFKERRVVVRGMWYAYLVAKELELDLIHTHTEFGAGILGKMVAKKLKIPSIHTYHTMYEDYLHYIAKGKVIRQSHVKYLSRLFVNHTTGVVCPSERVIETLRSYGVTAPLRVIPTGIDIDKFKRPEITQEQTNELRESLGIKENGLMILSLSRISYEKNIQALIQGFPEVIEKYPEARLVIVGKGPYVDQLKELITSLDLDEVVQFTGEVDNNDVAFYYRAADYFVCASTSETQGLTYTEAMAAGTPCVVEGNDYLNRLFDHASLGRTFERDEDFAPALIDYIESKVEKDPEIFEKKLFEISATHFGQSMIEFYEDMLVYYKEEMRKKEEEASIERIKIKLNSFKR; translated from the coding sequence ATGAAAATCGGCTTTTTTACCGATACCTATTTTCCGCAGGTAAGTGGCGTAGCTACATCGATCAAGACATTGAAAGAAGAACTCGAAAAAATGGGGCATGACGTCTATATATTTACGACAACAGACCCTAATGCAGACAAGTTAGAAAAAGATGTGATCCGTATGCCGAGTGTTCCATTTGTATCATTCAAAGAACGACGAGTCGTGGTACGTGGAATGTGGTATGCCTATTTAGTAGCGAAAGAGTTAGAATTAGATCTGATCCATACGCACACTGAATTTGGTGCTGGCATTCTTGGAAAGATGGTGGCCAAAAAATTAAAAATCCCATCGATCCATACGTATCACACGATGTACGAAGATTATCTCCACTACATTGCAAAAGGAAAAGTGATTCGACAATCCCATGTCAAATACTTGTCACGGTTATTTGTGAATCATACGACAGGTGTCGTTTGTCCGAGTGAACGTGTGATCGAAACGTTGCGTAGCTATGGCGTGACAGCGCCATTGCGAGTGATACCAACAGGGATCGACATTGATAAGTTCAAACGTCCAGAAATCACACAAGAACAAACCAACGAGTTACGTGAATCTTTAGGGATCAAAGAAAATGGTTTGATGATTTTGTCTTTGAGTCGGATTTCTTATGAAAAAAATATCCAAGCATTGATCCAAGGGTTTCCAGAAGTCATTGAAAAGTATCCTGAGGCACGCTTGGTCATTGTTGGTAAAGGTCCTTATGTAGATCAACTAAAAGAATTGATCACCTCACTGGATCTCGATGAAGTAGTTCAATTCACCGGAGAAGTCGATAATAACGATGTCGCATTTTACTATCGTGCGGCTGATTATTTCGTATGTGCTTCTACCTCTGAAACGCAAGGATTGACGTACACAGAAGCAATGGCGGCTGGTACACCATGTGTTGTTGAAGGAAACGATTATTTGAATCGTTTGTTTGATCATGCTTCTCTTGGACGAACATTTGAACGAGATGAAGACTTTGCTCCTGCACTTATTGATTATATTGAAAGCAAAGTAGAAAAAGATCCAGAAATCTTCGAGAAAAAACTTTTTGAGATCTCAGCTACTCATTTCGGCCAATCAATGATCGAATTTTATGAAGATATGCTTGTTTATTACAAAGAAGAAATGCGTAAAAAAGAAGAAGAAGCATCGATCGAACGAATTAAAATTAAATTAAATTCCTTCAAAAGATAA
- a CDS encoding acyl carrier protein, which translates to MVFEKIQEIIAEELGKDAEEIKLTTNIQEDLEADSLDLFQIINEIEDEFDVKIETEDGIKTVQDLVTYVEKQTA; encoded by the coding sequence ATGGTATTCGAAAAAATTCAAGAAATCATTGCGGAAGAATTAGGAAAAGACGCAGAAGAAATCAAATTAACGACAAACATCCAAGAAGACCTTGAAGCAGATAGCTTGGATTTATTCCAAATCATCAACGAGATCGAAGATGAATTTGATGTGAAAATCGAAACAGAAGATGGCATCAAAACAGTTCAAGATTTAGTCACTTATGTTGAAAAACAAACTGCATAA